The following proteins come from a genomic window of Elusimicrobiota bacterium:
- a CDS encoding NAD-dependent epimerase/dehydratase family protein — MKTILVTGAAGFIGAWTAKALVERGERVIGVDNFNPYYDPRLKRDRVKALIPRVKIHEIDLADRAALARVFRANKIDRICHLGAQAGVRYSLQNPFAYENTNNLGTLNLLETARTAGVRSFVYASSSSVYGGNRKAPFSVEDAVNRPLSLYAATKRANELTAHVYHHLYGFRCTGLRFFTVYGPWGRPDMALFSFTKAIMEGRPIELFNRGIMRRDFTYIDDIVAGVLAALDRNTGYRIYNLGNSRPVTLGQFVRAIENSVGRKAVKKFLPLQPGDVPATWADIDSSRRRLGFRPRIGIEAGVQRFVDWYRSYFRK; from the coding sequence ATGAAGACGATTTTGGTGACGGGAGCGGCGGGTTTCATCGGGGCCTGGACCGCCAAGGCGCTGGTGGAGCGGGGCGAACGCGTCATCGGCGTGGACAACTTCAACCCCTATTACGACCCCCGCCTCAAACGCGACCGGGTGAAGGCCTTGATCCCCCGGGTCAAAATCCACGAAATCGATCTGGCCGATCGCGCGGCGCTGGCCCGTGTGTTCCGCGCGAATAAAATCGACCGGATCTGCCACCTCGGCGCCCAGGCCGGCGTGCGCTATTCCCTTCAAAATCCGTTCGCCTACGAAAACACCAACAATCTGGGAACGTTGAATTTGTTGGAAACCGCCCGGACGGCCGGCGTCCGCTCTTTCGTTTACGCGTCCTCGTCGTCGGTGTACGGCGGCAACCGCAAAGCGCCTTTTTCCGTCGAAGACGCGGTCAACCGCCCCCTGTCGCTTTACGCCGCGACCAAGCGCGCCAACGAGTTGACGGCGCACGTCTACCACCACCTGTACGGGTTTCGTTGCACGGGACTTCGGTTTTTCACGGTCTACGGGCCCTGGGGCCGGCCCGACATGGCGTTGTTTTCGTTCACGAAAGCGATTATGGAGGGTCGGCCCATCGAACTGTTCAACCGGGGAATAATGCGTCGCGACTTCACCTACATTGACGACATCGTCGCCGGGGTCTTGGCCGCCTTGGATCGGAACACGGGGTATCGCATTTATAATCTGGGGAATTCGCGGCCCGTGACACTGGGACAATTTGTTCGGGCCATTGAAAATTCTGTCGGACGAAAGGCCGTCAAGAAATTTCTTCCCCTGCAGCCGGGCGATGTCCCCGCGACCTGGGCCGATATCGATTCTTCGCGCCGGCGATTGGGTTTCCGACCCCGAATCGGCATCGAAGCGGGCGTCCAGCGGTTCGTGGATTGGTACCGCTCCTACTTCCGAAAGTAA